A window from Pagrus major chromosome 4, Pma_NU_1.0 encodes these proteins:
- the LOC140994635 gene encoding RING finger protein 148-like, which translates to MGEKTQHRLLLLLCLSGLVHCSAGLVFWTAVVEISYAKNDNETVDKYCECGVYGRNSPLAKASGIVTLPKGDPKGCGPDPVYDRNSSSPAWIALVKRGNCTFSEKINAAKSQGASGVVVYNVEGSGNSTTHMSHSDALEIVAIMIGNTQGMEIFKLVKNGTDVHMHIDVGSPHGPWMDTYWLYFLSIAFFIVTAASITYFVFISANRLYNLGRHRRAEKRLKSEAKKAIKRLQVRTLKRGDEETTSDSHMCAVCIDSYKAGEVVTVLTCDHIFHKACIEPWLLERRTCPMCKCDILKALGVEEETKETLSVESPPDATVITVTGGEPIYEVPLTDPASPDPERHQHLYDNRAFEGESEAVRG; encoded by the coding sequence ATGGGTGAGAAGACACAACACCGCCTGCTGCTTTTGCTGTGTTTATCAGGGCTTGTTCACTGTTCTGCTGGCTTGGTGTTTTGGACAGCCGTGGTGGAAATAAGCTATGCCAAGAACGACAATGAGACTGTGGACAAATACTGTGAGTGTGGGGTGTATGGTCGTAACTCTCCGCTGGCCAAAGCCTCCGGTATTGTTACACTTCCCAAGGGAGACCCTAAAGGCTGTGGCCCAGATCCTGTGTACGACCGCAACTCCAGCTCCCCGGCTTGGATAGCCCTGGTGAAAAGAGGCAACTGCACCTTCAGTGAGAAGATCAATGCTGCCAAAAGTCAGGGGGCATCTGGTGTGGTGGTGTACAAtgtggagggcagtggcaaCAGCACCACTCACATGTCGCACTCAGATGCACTTGAAATTGTGGCTATCATGATCGGGAACACTCAGGGAATGGAGATATTCAAGCTGGTGAAGAATGGGACGGATGTTCACATGCATATTGACGTAGGCAGCCCTCATGGGCCCTGGATGGACACCTACTGGCTTTACTTCCTGTCTATCGCCTTCTTCATTGTGACAGCAGCCTCCATCACCTACTTTGTGTTTATCTCAGCAAACCGTCTATACAACCTGGGCAGACACAGGCGCGCTGAGAAGAGGCTGAAATCTGAGGCTAAGAAGGCGATCAAGCGTCTACAAGTGCGCACGCTCAAGAGAGGGGACGAGGAAACCACCTCCGATTCCCACATGTGTGCCGTGTGTATCGATTCCTACAAGGCAGGCGAAGTGGTGACAGTGCTGACATGTGACCACATCTTCCACAAAGCCTGCATCGAGCCCTGGCTGCTGGAGAGGAGGACCTGCCCCATGTGTAAGTGCGACATCCTGAAAGCCCTGGGGGTTGAGGAGGAGACGAAGGAGACACTTTCTGTCGAGTCGCCACCAGATGCCACTGTGATCACAGTGACGGGAGGGGAGCCCATTTATGAAGTCCCACTGACTGATCCAGCGAGCCCTGACCCAGAGAGACATCAGCATCTCTATGACAACAGGGCCTTCGAGGGCGAGTCGGAGGCTGTGCGAGGATGA